The genomic stretch TCGGTCGTACTGGCCGGGTGCTTTTCACGGTCCCAGTAAGAGCGACTCTCCGGTCATGCCGTCGGGCACCTCCAGCCCCATCATCTGAAGGGCCGTCGGCACCAGGTCAGCGAGACGACCGCCCGCCCGCAACTGCATACCCCGGAAGGCCTCTCCGAACAGGTACAGCGGCACCGTTCCGACAGTGTGGGCCGTGTGCGGCGCACCGGTCTCCGGGTCGACCATGCGCTCGAAATTGCCATGGTCGGCGGTGATAATGCCGCAACCGCCGCGCTGCAACACGGCCTCATAGACCCGACCTACGCACTCGTCCACCACCCGGCACGCCTGCACCGCGGCCGCGAGCGAGCCAGTGTGCCCGACCATGTCGGGGTTCGCGTAGTTCAGCACGATGAAGTCGTCGATCCCGGTCGCGATGCGTGCCAGCAGCGCCTCCGTCAGCGGATAGGCCGACATTTCCGGCTGCAGGTCATACGTCGCCACCTGTGGTGAGGGCACCAGCAGGCGCTCCTCACCGGGGAACGGATCCTCGCGGTAGTCATTGAAGAAGAACGTCACATGGGGGTACTTCTCCGTCTCGGCCGCACGGAACTGCCGCAGCCCGAGCGTGCTGAGGTACTCGCCCGCGATGTTGCGCATCTTCGGCGGTTTGGGATAAGCCACTTTCACGGGCAGCCCACGCTCATAATCCGTCAAGGTGACATAGCACACGTCGAGCTGCTTGCCGCGGTCGAACCCCATCGACTTCTTTGTGCCGTCCTTGTCCAGCGCCTCGTACGGGAACTTGTCGTAGACAAACGCCTTCGTCAACTCGCGCGGACGATCGCCACGGAAGTTGAAGAACACGATCGCGTCGCCGTCGCGCACCGTCGCCAGCGGCGTCCGGCCATCCTCGCTGATCACGGTCGGCGTGATGAACTCGTCGCCCGTCATGTTGGCCGAGGTCGGCTGGTCGTAGTAGCGTTGCACGGCCTCCGCCGCCGTTGGCGCCGCCTCCGCATCACCATGCACCAGCATGCGGTACGCCCGCGCCACGCGATCCCACCGGTGGTCGCGGTCCATCGCCCAGTACCGCCCGCAGACGCTCGCGACTTCGCCGACGCCGATCTCACGCAGTTGCGCCTCGATCTGTCGCACGTAGCCGAGCCCCGAGGTCGGCGGAGAATCCCGCCCGTCCATGAAGCAGTGCACATAGACCTCTTTGAGCCCGCGCCGCGCCGCGAGCGTGACGATCGCATAGAGGTGCTCCAGCAGTGAATGCACCCCGATGTCGCTCGCCAGCCCGAGCACGTGGAGCCGCCCCTGGCGTGCCTTGCAGGTCTCCACCGCCGCGACCAGCTCCGCATTCTGGTAGAAGCTGCCGTCGCGGATGGCCTTCGTGATCCGAACCGATTCCTGATCCACGATGCGCCCAGCCCCGATGTTCTGATGCCCCACCTCGCTGTTGCCCATGGTCCCTTCCGGCAAACCTACATCGAAGCCGCTCGTCGCGACCAGCGTCCACGGCCATTCCTTCCGCAGCCGGGCATCCACCGGCGGTTGGGCAACCTGGATGGCGTTCGTGGCGTTCTCGCTCACGTGCGGATTCTCGCCCCAGCCGTCGCGAACGATCAGGATGAACGGTCGATTCTTCACTTTGGCAGCTGCCATCCGGCACTCCTTCATAAGCACATCAAGACACCCGGTGCGGGACTGCCTGGCAGTGGGGCGTCATACGGCCGAACTGCGTTCACCGGGCCAACGGGAGGATCCATGCCCCTCCGCCGACCACCCGGCGGAGCCCCCCAGCACCTCCGCGGACGGCAGGGCTTTACCCGGGTATCTACCCGGTCGCAAACGACCGCCGTCCGATTCCGGGGCATCATACCACAGGCGCTACAATGGCACAGGGGGGAATGAAGTGTACGCCGGCAGCGAGCCACGGTACGATAAGATCAGGTGAGCTTTTCATGAAACAAGCGCCGAAAGGGGTGACGCTTGCCGCACGTTGAAAGTGGACCCGCCCGTACAGACATGCTATGGCGGCTTCTGCAGGCCGCACTCTTCCTCGGTTTCTCCGGCTGGTTTGTCCTCGACGGGGCGTACCTTTACCCCGCCAAATCCCAGGCCGAGGCCACCAACGGACTGAAGCTGCGACCGTTCGCCGGCGCACTGACCTACAGCAATCTCCCGGTAGAGCCGGCCAACCCGGAACAAGCCCTCAAGCGCCTGCGCGAGGCCCGGCCGGACCGCCTCTCCGCAGTCGAGGAGTTCTTCGGCCAGCAAGCAAACTTTTCGGAGGGCGAGGATCACTACTGGGTGAGCCAGTACGGCTGGGTCAAGGTACCAGCCCCGGGCGGCGCCGTGAACCTGTCCCAGATGGGAGCCCGCGTCTGGTACAAGTCCCTTGGTTCAATTCGCGAACAATTCTATTGGGCGCTCATTCCCCTGCCGATCGGCCTGTTCTTCCTTTACAAACTTTACCGCGCCGTCACCCTCCGTGTGATCGTTGATGGCGAGGGGCTGATCTATGGCGGCCGGCGGATACCCTTCAGTGCGATACGGGACCTGCGCGATTTTAACAAGCGCGGCTGGATTGACCTGTATTACGACGAGGCCGGCACGGAACGCAGACTGCGGCTCGACTGGGAGAAGTTCGCGAAGTTTGACGAGGTCGTCGCCGCCCTGTGTACCGCTAAAGGGTTACCGAACGCCGTTGCCGCCTGGCGCCGGCAGGAAGAAGCGGACAACCCCGCGGATGACGACGAGATCACCCAAGAAACCGGCACAAAAGGTGAACGGTAAGCGTCGGGGCCCCTACGGCGGGAATTCGGCAAGCACAGCGGACCCGCATTCAAGAGGACTGCCGCCTGACTGTCATGTCGAAGTTGCGCACCATATTCGAGTAGAGCGCCATCGTCACCCCCAGGTACATTCCGACGGCCACCAGCGTAAAGATCAACCGCGTCAAGCGGAACGCAGCATACTGAGATGGTGTCGGCCCGGTTGCGACAGCGCCCCAACCCCCACTGCTCCGCGCGACTCTTTCCGTCGCTGTCCACGGGTCAATCAGCGCTTCTACTCCCCACAGGGGCGTAAACGGCAGAAACACTCCCGCTACAACTTCATTACTCGCGCGTACGGCCAGACCGCAAGCGGACAGCAGGCCCGCTGACGTCAGCACAATGGCCGCGCTGAGCATCACCGCCTGAACAGTTTTCTTCGACAAGAGCGAGAAATGCAGACCGACCATCGCCGCGACGGCTGCAAATGCCACCATCTGCAAAGGAATCAGGAAGACGCTTTCGATCGCCGCAACCGGTTGTGCCGGCCGTTGCAGCAGGTCCACCACGGCGAACGCCGCAAGCGTCACGGCAGGAACCGCAATCAGCGGAATCACCAGCCGCACAAGCCCCTGCAGCATGCCGGCGATGATGTACTTGCTGGTCAGCGGCGTGCAGAGCAGCAGTTCCATCGTCAGCGTTTCCTTCTCGCGCGTCAGTGTCGTAGCCGCGGTGGTCGTCACCACTAGCAGAATCACGGCCAACTCAATCCACACGAGCGGGATGAGGAACGCCCGCGCGCTCGCCGCCGCCTGCGCGGCCGGACCGAACTGGCCGGCGGCGTAGCTCACCGCGAGGCCCACGCCGAGCAGCAGACCGATCACGATGAAGAGCTGCCGCAGCAGCGACCGCCCACCGGCAGAAGCGCGCGTCGCCGCCTCACGCCAGGCGATCGGGTTGTTCCAGACGCGCCGCGGCCGGCGCCGCCGCTCCCCGTCACCCCGTGGCCGAAACCGTTCGCGCCAAGCGGTCCAGAACGAGTTCTCCCCCTCCAGGGCCCCGCGCCGCACCCAGATCAGACTGAGCAGGATCATGGCCGCGGAAGCACCGGTCGTCAGCAGCATGTAACCGTACTGCGGGTAGGCCAACAACCACGCGATCGGGCGCGCGAAGCGGGCCAGTTCGCCAAGCGTGGGGGCCGGGGTCTGCCCCGTCACGACGAGCAGTGCCAGCAATGGATGGACGGGCGCGAGCACACTCATGCGATACTGGTTGAAGCCGTCGAAAAATACCTTCGCGGGCCGGGCCTCCGGTAGCTGCCCCCAGGGCGACAGCCCTACGGCCGCAACCGCCAGCAGGTAGAGCGCAACACCCGCGAAGAACGCAAAGATGGTCCGTCGCGTGCCGATCTTCAGGAAGCTGATCATGATAGCGATCGAACCCGCGACCAGGCCGGTACAGGCGGCCAACCCGAAACTCTCGAAGATCTCCTTGGTGGTGACACCACCGTAGATCATCGTGATGCAGAAGATCGGGAGCCCCGCCAGCAACAGCGCCCAGACAAAGAACAGCCGACTGAACAGGGAACCGAGGACGATCTGCGCATTGCTCAGTGGCGTTGTCAGGAGAATGTGGAAGGTGTTGGAATCCTTCTCCTGGGTAATCGCCCCGGCGCAGAAAATCGGCGCGATGAAGCTCATCAGGACGAGTTGCACGACGCTGACGGCCATGAAGGTGCGGGTGGATTGCTTGGCAAGCTCCGCGAGCGACTGCCCGCCGACGCCGATCAGCAGGCCGCCGCCCAGGACGAACACCAGCACCAGGACGATCAGGTAGGCCACCCGCGCCCAGAGGTGCCGCGTGCGTTTCCCGCCGGTCGCCACGACGCGCGTCAGGATCGGGTTGCCCGGAAGCAGGTGCCACAGCCACAATCCAATGTCATGCAATACCGTCATGGCCGAATCCTGGCGAACCGGGTCCAAGGAACCGGTGCCGCCGGTCGCAAGCCCCGCCGCGCGGCCTGGGCAGATCGGTGCAATCCGCTTTCATTTTGCGGTCCTGTCACCTTGGGTCCATCCTACTGCACCACGCCTTTTGTCAGCCGCATGAAGGCCGTCTCCAGGTTGACCTCTTCCTGCCGAATTTCGTGGATCCGCAGCCGCTTCGCGAGCAGGGCCTCGGCGATGAAACTGAAGTCGGTCGTGTCGGTCCCCAGCGTCAGCACCACCTTGCCATCGTCGAGTGCCGCTTCCTGCACGTTCGGCAGCCCCTCGAGCACCAGGCGCGCCTGCTCCTGATCATCGGGCGTAATCACGTGCACGCGCGTTCCGATGCGGGCCCGCCGCAGCGCCTCGCGCACCGAGCCATGGAACAGTAGCTCCCCCCGCTCCAGGATGCCGATGCTGCTGCACAGGTCCGCCAGCTCCGGCAGGATGTGGGAGCTGATAATGATCGTCTTGCCCATCCGGTGCAGTTCCTTGAGCAACTCGCGAATCTCGATCCGCGCCCGCGGATCGAGCCCGCTCGCCGGCTCGTCCAGCAGCAGCACCTTCGGGTCATGGAGCAGCACGCGCGCAATACTCAGGCGCTGCTTCATGCCACGCGACAGGGAGTCCACCAGCGCTTCGCGCTTGTAGCCGAGGTCGGTCAGTTCCAGCACGTCCCCCACAATCTGCGTACGCTTCCGACCCGTGATGTTGTACGCGCTTGCGAAAAACTCGAGGTACTCCTGGACGACCATGTCCTCGTACGCACCGAAGAAGTCGGGCACGTAGCCAATCAGCGGGCGGATCTTGCGCGACTCGTACCCCACGACATGCCCGCAAACCCGGGCCTCTCCCCAGGTCGGCTGGAGCAGCGTCGCGAGGATCCGGATCGTGGTGGTCTTGCCCGCCCCATTGGGTCCGATGTACCCGAAACACTCACCCTCCTCGATATCGAGGTGCAGGTTGTTCAGCGCCACCAGCTTGCCGTAGCGCTTCGTCAGGTTGATGGTCTGGATGATCATGGTGCGAGTCCCCCGGCGCACGGCACCGTGCGGCGCGCGGGCCCGCCCCATGCGAGCGACGGATCGACGCTGCTCTGCCTGAACTTCGCTTTCACGCGCGCGCTCCCATCAGGGTGGACTGCTTTCGTACCGCAGCGGCACCCGCAGGCGGTAGACCGCCAGCCCACCGCCCGCCCGCAGTCGCTGCCCATTCCGCAATACTTCGACCGGGGCCGGTTGTTCACTCCAACATAGCAGCACGGCCTGCCCGCGCATCAGCCAATGCGAAATATCTACGTTGGGCAACCCCCGTAAGTTGAAGTTCCGGCCGACGGTGTCGAACTGGCCGCGCCCGCTGTTGTGCAGGTAGTAGTTGCGCGTGGCCGCGAGCAGGAGCGTTTCACGGGGGCCGGTCGAGCCGCCTCCCATGCCCGGTAGCAGGCCCGTTCCGGCCCAGCCGAACTGCTGATCGTACAGTGTAGGCAAGTCCGGCATCTCGCTGCGTAGCAAGTTGCTGCGCCGAGACCACCCGGCATAGAGGTTGTCCACGCGCTCGTACCACGCCTGGCCGAGTTGCTGCGCCGTCTCGCCGGGTAGAATCCGCCCGAAGGGAACTGCCAGGATGTTGACCGCGGGCGGCCACTCTGCGAGGTCCAGCTTTCCGCCCACCTCTTCCGTCAATGGGTAGCGCTGCGTCCAGCCCGCCACCCGCCACGGCACACCCACGGCACCGTCATTCAGCCGCGGATCAATGTAGAGCAACACACCACCATCAATCGGGAAATCGAAGTCGTTCCGCAGCCAACTGTTGGGCGTCAAGCGTCCGCTGCGCCGGTTGGCGGTCAGATCCGCCAGGAAACGGCCTTTCAGCTCACCGCTCCAGAACCCTTCGAACTGCTTGAGCGTCGCCCGCATCGCCACGCCCTGCAGCCGCCCCTGCGACGGCAGCGCCACGTACCGCTCCGGCGTCACATAGGAGCTGCTGAGGTCCGGTGGCGCGGCGAGCGGCCGGACGAAGCTCGGCTCGCCGCCTAGTTGCATTCCGACCGAATCGCGCACGGCGCTCTTGTAGCCGAACAGCACGCGGCCCCGGGCCAAGCCGGTTTCTCCGTCCACATCGAGCACCGCGAAAGTCTGCAGGCCGCTCGACAATCCGCGCAGCGCCCCGACGGAAGCGAGACTCAGCACGCTGGCGACAATCGCGACGGTCGCAAACGCCGGCCAGCAATGCGCAGTCAGCTTCCGCCGCAGTAGAAAAACCCACGTCCCGAGCGTAGCCGCGAGGATGTAGGCCGCCACAAAGATGAACGCGAGGAAGCCCCGCACCGCGGTCGCCGTGCTGAAGCTGATCGGAAGCACCACGGGTCGATACGCGTACTGCTGGTTGATGTCTCCGAAGCCCGCCGC from Phycisphaerales bacterium encodes the following:
- a CDS encoding 2,3-bisphosphoglycerate-independent phosphoglycerate mutase — encoded protein: MAAAKVKNRPFILIVRDGWGENPHVSENATNAIQVAQPPVDARLRKEWPWTLVATSGFDVGLPEGTMGNSEVGHQNIGAGRIVDQESVRITKAIRDGSFYQNAELVAAVETCKARQGRLHVLGLASDIGVHSLLEHLYAIVTLAARRGLKEVYVHCFMDGRDSPPTSGLGYVRQIEAQLREIGVGEVASVCGRYWAMDRDHRWDRVARAYRMLVHGDAEAAPTAAEAVQRYYDQPTSANMTGDEFITPTVISEDGRTPLATVRDGDAIVFFNFRGDRPRELTKAFVYDKFPYEALDKDGTKKSMGFDRGKQLDVCYVTLTDYERGLPVKVAYPKPPKMRNIAGEYLSTLGLRQFRAAETEKYPHVTFFFNDYREDPFPGEERLLVPSPQVATYDLQPEMSAYPLTEALLARIATGIDDFIVLNYANPDMVGHTGSLAAAVQACRVVDECVGRVYEAVLQRGGCGIITADHGNFERMVDPETGAPHTAHTVGTVPLYLFGEAFRGMQLRAGGRLADLVPTALQMMGLEVPDGMTGESLLLGP
- a CDS encoding ABC-2 transporter permease — its product is MTVLHDIGLWLWHLLPGNPILTRVVATGGKRTRHLWARVAYLIVLVLVFVLGGGLLIGVGGQSLAELAKQSTRTFMAVSVVQLVLMSFIAPIFCAGAITQEKDSNTFHILLTTPLSNAQIVLGSLFSRLFFVWALLLAGLPIFCITMIYGGVTTKEIFESFGLAACTGLVAGSIAIMISFLKIGTRRTIFAFFAGVALYLLAVAAVGLSPWGQLPEARPAKVFFDGFNQYRMSVLAPVHPLLALLVVTGQTPAPTLGELARFARPIAWLLAYPQYGYMLLTTGASAAMILLSLIWVRRGALEGENSFWTAWRERFRPRGDGERRRRPRRVWNNPIAWREAATRASAGGRSLLRQLFIVIGLLLGVGLAVSYAAGQFGPAAQAAASARAFLIPLVWIELAVILLVVTTTAATTLTREKETLTMELLLCTPLTSKYIIAGMLQGLVRLVIPLIAVPAVTLAAFAVVDLLQRPAQPVAAIESVFLIPLQMVAFAAVAAMVGLHFSLLSKKTVQAVMLSAAIVLTSAGLLSACGLAVRASNEVVAGVFLPFTPLWGVEALIDPWTATERVARSSGGWGAVATGPTPSQYAAFRLTRLIFTLVAVGMYLGVTMALYSNMVRNFDMTVRRQSS
- a CDS encoding ABC transporter ATP-binding protein — encoded protein: MIQTINLTKRYGKLVALNNLHLDIEEGECFGYIGPNGAGKTTTIRILATLLQPTWGEARVCGHVVGYESRKIRPLIGYVPDFFGAYEDMVVQEYLEFFASAYNITGRKRTQIVGDVLELTDLGYKREALVDSLSRGMKQRLSIARVLLHDPKVLLLDEPASGLDPRARIEIRELLKELHRMGKTIIISSHILPELADLCSSIGILERGELLFHGSVREALRRARIGTRVHVITPDDQEQARLVLEGLPNVQEAALDDGKVVLTLGTDTTDFSFIAEALLAKRLRIHEIRQEEVNLETAFMRLTKGVVQ